A window from Triticum aestivum cultivar Chinese Spring chromosome 6D, IWGSC CS RefSeq v2.1, whole genome shotgun sequence encodes these proteins:
- the LOC123140964 gene encoding putative F-box/LRR-repeat protein At5g02700, which yields MKKKEAAGERSKSSGITRKRARSGDVTAADLISRQPDAILCTIISLLPTKDGGRTPALSRRWRHLWRSAPLNLEVITSLPVFLRHAVPPSAVSKIISLHPGPARRFSFLFLRAGDLYAQVESWFDSRALCNLEELDIGYEYLSARKTSYPLPQSVLRSSSSTLLVAKISYCDFPKIIAPSMNFPLLKELSLRYVSIRGDVFHGLLSGCHALESLYMLQVQAAGCLRVSSPTIRSIGFRDNSGEKAELVIEDAPRLERLLLPYCHRDDCVTIQVISAPKLVILGPLSPDFCKLLDLQEMNPVSLANSICTVKVLALGCSNHQLNAVLDILRMFPCLEKLYVTSHSHGSMLEQNEDQYDPPYPVECLETHLKEVVFKLFIGYEQQVNFARFFVLNAKVLNKIEFQGCGDYNNEMVARQHRLLQVENRASRDAHFEFRNIYFCIDEHVEKHVHNLSLADPFSDSHR from the exons atgaagaagaaggaggctGCGGGAGAACGGAGTAAATCCAGTGGAATCACGCGGAAGCGGGCACGGAGTGGGGACGTGACCGCCGCCGATCTCATCAGCCGCCAACCGGACGCCATCCTCTGCACTATCATCTCTTTACTCCCCACCAAGGACGGCGGCCGCACGCCGGCCCTCTCCCGCCGATGGCGCCACCTCTGGCGCTCCGCACCTCTCAACCTCGAGGTCATCACGTCCCTCCCGGTCTTCCTTCGCCACGCCGTCCCGCCCTCCGCCGTGTCCAAGATAATCTCCCTACACCCTGGCCCCGCCCGCCgattctccttcctcttcctccgGGCCGGCGATCTCTACGCTCAGGTGGAGAGCTGGTTCGACTCCCGAGCCCTCTGCAACCTCGAGGAGCTCGATATCGGCTATGAGTACCTCTCTGCACGTAAGACCAGCTACCCGCTGCCGCAATCCGTGCTCCGCTCCTCCTCATCCACCCTACTCGTTGCCAAGATCAGCTATTGTGATTTCCCTAAGATAATCGCACCGTCCATGAATTTTCCCCTCCTCAAGGAGCTCTCCTTGAGGTACGTTTCCATCAGGGGGGATGTATTCCATGGCTTGCTCTCCGGCTGCCATGCCTTGGAGAGCTTATACATGCTCCAAGTTCAGGCTGCTGGTTGCCTCCGTGTTAGTTCGCCAACTATTAGGAGCATTGGCTTCCGTGATAACTCTGGTGAAAAAGCAGAGCTGGTCATCGAGGATGCTCCTCGCCTTGAAAGGTTATTGTTACCATATTGTCACCGGGATGATTGTGTGACTATCCAGGTTATTAGCGCACCTAAACTGGTGATATTGGGGCCATTATCACCAGACTTCTGCAAACTCCTGGACTTGCAG GAAATGAACCCAGTCAGCTTGGCAAACTCGATATGCACCGTGAAGGTTTTGGCCCTTGGGTGTTCTAATCATCAATTGAATGCAGTTCTTGACATCCTCAGGATGTTCCCCTGTTTGGAAAAGCTCTATGTCACT TCTCACTCACACGGTAGCATGCTTGAGCAAAATGAGGATCAGTATGACCCACCATATCCAGTGGAGTGCCTTGAGACCCACCTAAAGGAAGTGGTGTTCAAGTTATTCATAGGCTATGAGCAACAAGTTAACtttgccaggttctttgttttGAATGCAAAAGTGCTAAACAAAATTGAATTTCAAGGATGTGGGGACTACAACAATGAAATGGTGGCTCGTCAACACAGGCTGCTCCAAGTCGAAAACAGAGCTTCTCGAGATGCTCATTTTGaattcagaaatatttatttttgtATTGATGAACATGTCGAGAAGCATGTCCATAATTTGTCACTGGCCGACCCCTTCTCAGACAGCCATAGATAG